A single genomic interval of Camelina sativa cultivar DH55 chromosome 11, Cs, whole genome shotgun sequence harbors:
- the LOC104723591 gene encoding CASP-like protein 1D1: protein MGSDETKSTLDTENSTVPGCGTTTKSCWMSQVLLRIVLFAATLTSIVVMVTSKQTTNIFIPGTTKRIPTAKFTNSPALIYFVVALSVACIYSILSTLATVSAFKKPSSCSAILLLNLAIMDAVMVGIVASATGAGGGVAYLGLKGNKQVRWVKICHAYDKFCRHVAGALGVSLVASILLLLLSIISVISLYKRIR from the exons ATGGGTTCTGATGAAACCAAATCAACGTTGGACACCGAGAACTCGACCGTGCCAGGATGCGGCACCACGACGAAGAGTTGTTGGATGTCTCAAGTTTTGCTAAGAATAGTTCTGTTTGCAGCCACTTTGACATCGATTGTGGTAATGGTTACAAGTAAACAGACCACGAATATATTCATCCCTGGAACTACCAAACGGATTCCTACTGCCAAGTTCACCAACTCACCGGCGCTTAT ATACTTTGTGGTGGCACTCTCGGTGGCTTGCATTTACAGTATTCTATCTACACTTGCTACCGTATCTGCTTTCAAGAAGCCTTCCTCTTGCTCTGCGATTCTCTTGCTCAACCTTGCCATTATGGATGCG GTGATGGTTGGGATAGTGGCCTCAGCGACCGGAGCGGGAGGTGGAGTAGCTTATCTTGGTCTGAAGGGAAACAAACAAGTGAGATGGGTCAAAATATGTCATGCCTACGATAAGTTTTGCCGTCATGTTGCAGGTGCACTAGGCGTCTCATTGGTAGCTtcgatcctcctcctcctcctctctatCATCTCTGTGATCTCCCTCTACAAGAGAATCCGTTGA
- the LOC104723593 gene encoding probable splicing factor 3A subunit 1, which translates to MWQNDLDLETMIDIAAVEYRNGTHDAPVIITGEIAEPPPGSIKTLIERTANYVSKEGDKAEKMIRDYNFRTERYQFMKRSNPFHAFYQKKLAEYRSQKDDDDEVVVVEAAAAIQQPLPKPQFIILPNCLQLRLPPEMSLREFDTMKLTAHFAAWYGSEFWLGLAERNLPELGFMNSTDSCFRQFTELVVAYAKVLTPLPTDVGQELSDSPAFLKAITDAFLKRIQWEPAQHYKWLERGEQAMLDWHASVANDFANKDQFPPLPKQQPPPPLLEEPNPKRQRLDESAPLVPEDQFLAQHPGSSMIKVSVPNADGEQVVIEITV; encoded by the exons atgtggcagAACGATTTAGATCTGGAAACGATGATCGACATAGCGGCGGTGGAATACAGGAACGGAACTCACGATGCTCCTGTCATCATTACTGGCGAAATCGCTGAGCCACCTCCAGGTAGTATCAAAACCCTTATCGAGAGAACTGCGAATTACGTTTCCAAAGAAGGTGACAAGGCTGAGAAGATGATCAGGGACTATAATTTTCGCACTGAAAGATACCAGTTTATGAAAAGATCAAATCCTTTTCACGCGTTTTACCAGAAGAAGCTTGCTGAGTACCGTTCTCaaaaggatgatgatgatgaagttgttgttgttgaggctgcTGCAGCAATACAACAACCCTTACCCAAGCCTCAGTTCATTATTCTGCCTAATTGTTTACAGTTGCGACTTCCTCCAGAGATGAGTCTCAGGGAGTTTGATACGATGAAGCTCACAGCTCACTTTGCGGCTTGGTATGGGAGTGAGTTTTGGTTGGGTTTGGCTGAGAGAAATCTTCCTGAGCTTGGGTTTATGAACTCTACTGATAGCTGCTTTCGTCAGTTTACTGAGCTTGTTGTTGCGTATGCCAAAGTGTTAACTCCCCTGCCCACTGATGTGGGACAAGAGCTGAGTGATAGTCCTGCTTTTCTGAAAGCCATTACTGATGCTTTTCTCAAACGTATTCAGTGGGAACCTGCCCAGCATTATAAATGGCTTGAAAGAGGAGAGCAGGCTATGTTGGATTGGCATGCTTCTGTGGCCAATGATTTTGCTAACAAGGACCAGTTTCCACCGCTACCAAAGCAGCAGCCTCCTCCACCACTACTTGAGGAACCAAATCCAAAGAGGCAAAGGCTTGACGAGTCAGCGCCCCTTGTTCCAGAAGACCAGTTTCTTGCTCAACATCCG GGCTCGTCTATGATCAAGGTTTCTGTTCCCAATGCTGATGGTGAGCAAGTCGTCATTGAGATCACAGTGTAG
- the LOC104728042 gene encoding uncharacterized protein LOC104728042 codes for MDGPMLDPESNLLNDEYALGVGEFMELVCQQPIALKTRKLKCPCSICQNSHNIRIDLVWGHLYSNGFMPGYKIWFLHGERPEYNSSSEPYIVDRVEEPRTEVDYGVGSLEMVNDAYRENMQSMGQNVDSLEEPNAEAHKFFSMLDAAKQPLYGGCRDGHSALSSASRLMTIKMDYNLAEECVDAITDFVKDILPEDNHFPGTYYEIQKLVAGLGLPYQMIDVCEDNCMIYWREDEDRTRCRFCQKPRYQDRIGRVPVPYKRMWYLPITERLKRLYQSERTAGPMRWHAEHRSNGEITHPSDAEAWRHFQSVYPDFAYERRNVYLGLSTDGFNPFGKHGRQYSLWPVIVTPYNLPPSLCMRREFLFLSILVPGPNHPKRSLDVFLQPLIYELKMLWDHGATTYDVSTKQNFQMRAALMWTISDFPAYGMLSGWTTHGRLACPYCQDNTDAFQLRHGRKTSWFDCHRRFLPARHPYRRSRTLFRKNKQVVDAPPPEVDGHSLLEQLRDFGAERTTDCGGNGHVVVYGAGINHNWHKHSIFWVLPYWKDFLLKHNLDVMHVEKNVFDNLMNIVLNVPGKTKDNLKSRLDLPDICDREELHVLENGRCSIPIFRLDTRKKEAFFNWITHDVKFPDGYASNLRNCVDMAEEKFTGMKSHDYHVVMQRLLPFAFEHLLPDNVHQAIAGVGAFFRDLCSRTLTFDGIRNLEENIPMILCNLEKIFPPSFFDVMEHLPIHLPREAKLGGPVQYRWMYPFERYMFHLKKKVKNLSKVEGSIVAQSINVEASNFAEFYFPAQVRTKRQRPTRHDDGGEMASYSVYIPSLFTQVGRLSGTRKNRQLSQQEYTHLHMYILTNCEDIMEYERIYVALIRSYYPNYTEAQLEEHKLRDFAPWLKYYVNDESEKGQTFPSWLVELVNGPNYIATSSPGYCTRGYAFRIHEEGSRRRPTDSGISSHTSDVVYYGVLREILEVRYPGMLNLRCVVFLCDWYDPYIDRGVRVDRFGVTSVNIRRRLVKYDPFILASQADQVSITLSVY; via the exons ATGGACGGACCGATGCTCGATCCAGAATCAAATTTATTGAATGATGAGTATGCTCTTGGTGTTGGTGAATTTATGGAATTGGTTTGTCAACAACCGATCGCTCTAAAAACCCGTAAGTTGAAATGTCCATGTTCGATTTGTCAGAATTCTCACAATATTAGGATTGATTTAGTATGGGGTCATCTTTATTCCAATGGTTTTATGCCGGGTTACAAGATTTGGTTTCTCCATGGTGAAAGACCAGAGTACAATAGTTCTAGCGAACCATATATTGTTGATAGAGTAGAGGAACCTAGAACAGAAGTAGATTATGGTGTGGGTTCTCTtgagatggtgaatgatgcatataGGGAAAATATGCAATCGATGGGTCAAAATGTTGATAGTTTAGAGGAGCCTAATGCAGAGGCACAcaagtttttttctatgttgGACGCAGCTAAGCAGCCGTTATACGGAGGTTGTAGGGACGGTCATTCCGCTTTGTCATCTGCAAGCAGATTGATGACCATAAAGATGGACTATAATTTGGCTGAGGAATGTGTGGATGCGATAACTGATTTTGTGAAAGACATTTTGCCGGAAGATAATCATTTTCCAGGTACATATTACGAGATTCAGAAATTGGTCGCCGGTCTTGGTTTGCCTTATCAAATGATAgatgtatgcgaagataatTGCATGATCTAttggagagaagacgaagatagGACAAGGTGTCGATTTTGTCAAAAACCAAGATATCAGGATAGAATCGGTAGGGTTCCAGTTCCATATAAGAGGATGTGGTATTTACCGATCACGGAAAGGTTGAAGCGATTATATCAATCTGAGCGTACGGCAGGTCCAATGAGATGGCACGCAGAACATAGATCAAACGGAGAGATTACGCATCCTTCAGATGCGGAAGCATGGAGGCATTTCCAATCTGTGTATCCGGATTTTGCGTATGAGCGACGAAACGTGTACCTAGGATTATCTACAGATGGTTTCAACCCATTTGGAAAGCATGGAAGACAATATTCGTTGTGGCCAGTAATCGTAACACCTTATAACTTACCACCATCTTTGTGCATGCGTCGagagtttcttttcctttcgaTTTTGGTTCCCGGTCCAAATCATCCAAAGAGGTCTCTTGATGTGTTTCTCCAACCGTTGATATATGAGTTGAAAATGTTATGGGATCATGGTGCTACAACATATGATGTATCAACCAAGCAGAATTTCCAGATGCGTGCAGCACTTATGTGGACGATAAGTGACTTTCCAGCTTATGGGATGCTATCTGGATGGACAACTCATGGAAGGTTAGCGTGTCCATATTGTCAAGATAACACAGATGCGTTCCAGTTGAGGCATGGACGTAAAACGAGTTGGTTTGATTGCCATAGAAGATTTCTACCAGCTCGTCACCCTTACCGGCGTTCGCGGACATTGTTTAGAAAGAATAAGCAAGTGGTTGATGCACCACCTCCTGAGGTCGATGGACATAGTTTACTAGAACAGTTAAGAGATTTTGGAGCGGAGAGGACTACAGATTGTGGTGGTAATGGACATGTTGTTGTGTATGGTGCTGGTATCAATCACAATTGGCATAAACATAGTATCTTTTGGGTGTTGCCTTATTGgaaagattttttgttaaaacataaTCTAGATGTCATGCACGTCGAGAAGAACGTCTTCGACAACCTCATGAACATTGTTCTAAATGTCCCGGGAAAGACTAAAGATAATTTGAAGTCTAGATTAGATTTGCCAGATATATGTGATCGCGAGGAGCTTCATGTACTAGAAAATGGGAGATGTTCAATCCCGATATTTCGGCTAGACACGCGCAAAAAGGAAGCGTTCTTCAACTGGATTACCCACGATGTCAAATTTCCTGATGGATACGCATCTAATTTGCGTAATTGTGTTGATATGGCTGAAGAAAAGTTTACTGGGATGAAGAGCCATGATTATCATGTTGTGATGCAGCGACTTCTTCCATTTGCATTTGAGCATCTTTTACCCGACAATGTCCACCAAGCAATTGCAG GTGTAGGGGCATTTTTTCGGGATTTATGCTCGAGAACACTTACTTTTGACGGTATTCGTAATTTGGAAGAAAACATACCAATGATCTTATGCAATCTAGAGAAGATATTTCCCCCATCTTTTTTTGATGTTATGGAGCATCTCCCAATACACCTTCCGCGAGAAGCTAAACTTGGTGGTCCTGTTCAATATcggtggatgtatccttttgagcgGTATATGTTccatctgaagaagaaggtgaaaaatTTAAGCAAAGTTGAAGGCTCTATTGTGGCACAAAGTATAAACGTAGAAGCGTCAAATTTTGCTGAATTTTACTTTCCTGCCCAAGTTCGTACAAAAAGACAACGTCCTACTCGTCATGATGATGGAGGCGAAATGGCTAGTTATTCGGTATACATACCTAGCTTGTTTACCCAAGTTGGGAGACTCAGTGGGACACGAAAGAATCGCCAACTGTCGCAGCAAGAGTATACGCACTTGCATATGTATATTCTCACTAATTGTGAGGATATTATGGAATATGAGAG gATTTACGTGGCGTTAATACGCTCTTACTATCCAAATTATACCGAGGCACAACTTGAGGAGCATAAGCTAAGAGATTTTGCGCCTTGGTTGAAATATTAT gtTAACGATGAAAGCGAGAAAGGTCAAACATTTCCATCATGGCTAGTAGAGTTAGTAAACGGTCCCAACTACATTGCAACGTCTTCTCCAGGGTATTGCACGAGGGGATATGCATTTCGGATTCATGAAGAAGGAAGTAGGCGGAGACCAACCGATTCGGGTATATCATCTCATACAAGTGATGTTGTATATTATGGTGTCCTTAGAGAGATTTTAGAAGTACGCTATCCGGGGATGTTAAACTTGAGATGCGTTGTTTTCCTTTGTGATTGGTATGATCCTTACATCGATCGTGGTGTTAGAGTTGACCGATTTGGTGTTACGTCCGTTAACATAAGACGTAGATTGGTGAAATATGATCCGTTCATCCTTGCGTCACAGGCAGACCAAGTAAGTATTACATTATCCGTTtattga
- the LOC104728043 gene encoding uncharacterized protein LOC104728043: MANYGSYVANTCGNHAAGEASGSHSRHSPVPDSQASQHAPMEMTIEDFVSQPGRELIPRLDPYGAPNTTWFCDSHNGITKSLLRMMYGILKTPYAKFSVMPSSEQEMWFKQFAQDFTWHPDITNNVRKEFKKAAARQYSKMLNEWKQKWKKGKVPKGLSDDLFQGLIQYWGEVNTVSLSSKYSQNRRSDRGGLGMATHNNGPVSAYTRQRQLTIRDGVVPDHITLMEDMHTNKKTKQIQDGRAKLVVESSRRRQEEIISSQQSSEGSESTVELGREKLNKIFYEETEKNKGRIFGFGNLSQQSPLSQSTGYSFAPTQEFQQALQEKDARIAALEKEMEEQNAENKRRDEENKKRDEDLVAFMSEMRARHSAF, translated from the exons ATGGC aaacTATGGTTCTTATGTTGCAAACACATGTGGGAACCACGCTGCTGGAGAAGCTAGTGGTTCCCATTCACGTCATAGCCCCGTTCCAGATTCACAAGCTTCACAACATGCTCCCATGGAGATGACCattgaagattttgtttctcaacCTGGACGAGAACTTATCCCCCGCTTAGATCCTTATGGCGCTCCAAATACCACATGGTTTTGTGATTCGCATAATGGGATCACAAAATCTCTTTTGCGTATGATGTATGGAATCCTCAAAACACCATACGCAAAGTTTTCAGTGATGCCTTCGTCAGAACAAGAAATGTGGTTTAAGCAATTTGCG caAGATTTCACTTGGCATCCGGATATCACCAACAACGTTCGAAAAGAGTTTAAGAAGGCGGCTGCTAGACAATATTCTAAGATGTTGAATGAGTGGAAGCAAAAGTGGAAGAAAGGAAAGGTGCCAAAAGGGTTGAGCGATGATCTCTTCCAAGGTTTGATTCAATATTGGGGTGAAGTAAATACAGTTTCACTTTCCTCAAAATATTCTCAGAATAGAAGGAGCGACCGTGGCGGGTTGGGCATGGCAACCCACAACAATGGTCCAGTTAGCGCCTATACCCGACAACGCCAACTT ACTATTAGGGATGGTGTGGTACCAGACCATATTACTTTGATGGAGGATATGCATACCAAcaaaaagaccaaacaaatacaAGATGGTAGAGCTAAGCTGGTTGTTGAGAGTTCGAGGAGGCGGCAAGAGGAGATAATCAGTTCCCAACAATCTTCTGAAGGATCGGAGTCTACTGTTGAACTTGGAAGAGAGAAATTAAACAAGATTTTTTatgag gaaactgaaaaaaacaagGGACGGATTTTTGGATTTGGAAATCTCTCCCAACAAAGTCCGTTATCTCAATCAACGGGTTACTCATTTGCTCCCACACAAGAGTTCCAACAAGCTCTGCAAGAGAAGGATGCTCGGATTGCAGCATTGGAAAAGGAAATGGAAGAACAAAATGCGGAGAACAAAAGAAGGGACGAGGAGAACAAGAAGAGGGATGAGGATCTAGTAGCGTTCATGAGCGAGATGCGGGCAAGACATTCTGCCTTTTAG